The nucleotide sequence ATGGCTGAACCGCTGATCAAGTCAAGAACGAGCCAGGATAACGGCCACCAACCGCCGCTCCCTACACCCTGGTCTACAGCACTTGCAACTACCGCACGGTGTGGTGCATAGTATTTCTTTCACACATACCTACCGTTTTCCAAAATGTAAATTCCTACTAGACATTGAGGAACACGAAatccatatatatataaacttttttttatttatgtatTACCGTACGATCCGATTGTGGATGGTACAAACACCAACAACATTCTTTTATGTTCTGTTCGCTCGGTTTATAAGATATACTTTTTTCAACTAATAAACGGTATTTTTTTCTTATAACAAATCAGTTAACAATGTTTTCAATCGTGACTTATCGGTCGAACTTAACATTAAATTCGAAACCTATTAACCTGTGTCGGTTCTGTCGCGCTCTGAAATCCATATATACCCAcagatttgtttttctttttcctcgAACAAACAAATACGCTCGGATTTCAACAGCGTCATCTGCCAGCGcggtctcatcatcatcttcctcctcctgacATGCCCCGTCACGAACTCCTCGAGAACGAAACAAGAGGAGACCTTTTCTATTCCGCTTCCTCCTCCAGCCTCCTACCCTTTTTTCcgtttatttatttttcttcttttttttctctctcctaaAATAATATATACTTCGCCTCCTCACTCTCTCTCCTACCCCTTCCTTCCCCTATCCGCCTCCGCCGCCCTCCTCATTCCTCAACGCGGCGACGACCGCCGCCTCCCGCACGTCTATCCTAGCCCggcgcctcctcttcctcctactcCCGCGTCCCCCCGCCCGTCGCTGGAGACCGGAGGTCAACGGAGACCGCCGGCGCGGGCTCCGACGGCCGCAACGCAGCAGGCATTCGCGGCCACGCGGGTCCCGGAGGTTCGTGTCTCTTATAATTTTCTGTTGATGAGGGTTGGGCGGTGCCGTTTGCTCGCGGAATCCTGATTGAGTTTCCTGTCCGTGCTCTCGAATTCTAGGGTTTTGGAGGCCTGGCTTCGGCGGCATGATCGGGTGCGGAGGCGGCGGGGGTGAGGGGTGAGCGGGCATTGGATGTTCTCGATCCGTACGGGTCCCTGCTGACCTCCTGCCGCAATGGAGGAGCCtggcgcgggcgggcgcggcggggAGGAGGGTCATGTTGCTGACGCCCAACGCTTGGGGCCGGCGGAGGTTGCTCTGTCTACTGCCACCGCCCCTGGACCGGTCCATGGATTGGGGGATGGCACCGTAGAGGTATGCTGCGCTCCGGAAGCTAGATTGTCCACAGAGACAGATGACGAAGGGAGCGATTTTGCTCTTGGATTGGTGACTCCTGTTGAGTGTGCTTCTTCCTCCCGTCAAGGAAGAAAGTTTCAGATAGGACAGGAGGAGGGTTCGAGTTCAGAGCAGAGGGTCATGAGCATGGGGGAAGGGAAGGAAGGTAGTTTGGCTCCCGCGGCATCTGCTGAAAATGCCAGTTTGCAGATTTGTCATGAGGCCAATGGCAGGCTTTCAAATAAGACATTACCTTCTCCTTTCCGTGAAGCGGTCTGTTCCGAGGATGCTAGATGCGCGTATGACATTTTGGAGAAAACGACAGAGGGGAGCCAGTTTGAGCAGGTGGGTTTGACGGGTAACGGAGGTGATTGTGGCGTCATGGTGGGGGTAGTAAAGGAAACCATAGAAGATTTGCGGACTGTTTGTAATGGAGCAAAACGTGTTTATGAAGGCTTGTCAGTTTCAATGAATCATGGCCGCGAGCAAGAGCCACCTGATGTTGATGGCATAGGATCTATCACGTGTGCTAACGATGAGCTGCGGCCAGATGGTTTGATATCGGACATTCAAGCTGTCTCAAAGCCAGCTCTTGAAGATTCAGTTCCTTCCATTTCAGGGAGCATTGATCTGTCTTTGGATCGAAAGGCAGGTCAGTTTGGTGGAATATCTGCTGATCCAGGGACGTGCCATGGGGCTGACAGAGGGATGTGGAATGGTGATTTAGCCCATTACAATGGGGACTTGTCAGACCCAGGGAAGCATCACTCGGAGAAATTGCCATCTGGTGCTGAGGGCCTGACATTGATAACCGGTGCTAATTATGAGCTGGAAAAGGTTGGTTTCCTGCCAAATATTGATGCAGTAAACTTCTGCCCAGTTGTTGAAACTTCAGTTCCTTCTATTTATGGGAGCTCCATTGATGTGCCTTTAGATGGTCAGGCTGTTGAGCTCCAGATGGAGGCTTATGGTGATGGCAATCAGCATTTTGGCCATTGTCCTGATAAAGAGTTGCAACAGGTCTCTCTAAAATATGGGGCCTCTGAGCTACCTCCAGAGAGAAACCAGTGTGTTTATTCGTATAACCAACTTTGCAATGATGAACCTTGTTGTAGCAGCAAGGAACCATCTGCTCTATGCCTGGGTCATCAAGATGCTGTTGGCGGGTCTGACCATTTGGACCAAGGGCTCAATGCCTGTAATTCTGCTGAAGACAGCTCTGTTGATTTTATCAGTAATGCTAATGATGGAGAATCACAGAGCCAAAAGCTGACAGCATTACAGGTATTCATACGTAGGAATCCAAAAAGAGCTGCTTCTTCAAGAAGTCTTAATTCTGAGAAGCAAGATCGAATAGGCAAAGGGAGCAGTGGCTCACGCAAACCTAAAAAGGTTGACATTATGAGCTCATTACACCAAAGCACCGTGGTTATGTTCCCAAACAAAGTCACTAAGGGAAGAAGTGGTATGAACAGGCCACCAAAATCCTCTACTTGGGGCAATCTAGAACAGCTATTAGATTGCTGTCCAAGATATGGGCCATCTACTTCTAATGCTCATCCAATTTGCCTGGACAAAGGAATATCATATAACAGATCTGATCAGAGAAGTCAGCCAAGTATTCGGAGAAGTCGAAGTTCAAGATCTTCAAAAAGTAAATGCTCTTCCTTCTCTGAAATATGGCATGCAGCTAATGAACTGGATGGGCAACCAACCTTAACAACTGTGGCTGATATAGGGCATGCTGCTAGTGAATTGAATGAGCAACCAACCTTCTCAATTGTGGCTGATACTGATATTTCCTTGGAATGTCACAGAGGAAACATTCCAAATTTGTCTTCTGATAAATTAATTAATACTCTTGATAGTACTGGCAAAACTACAGAGTCTATTGATAGTCATCGTACAGAATCAAAGTGTATCCAGACTGATGTGCAGCAAAGAGAAAGAGCCTTGGTGAGTTGTACTAAAGAAACATGCGCTGCATACGTCCATGGAGAGTGCGCTAAGCTTTCAACTTCTGAACCTATGGACAATGCCAATGGCAGTGTCATGCTGCATATTGGGTTTTCGCCGGATTCTGTTTTGGAGGTTGCTTCTGTTACATGTGAAGGTAATGCTTCTGCAAGCCATGATGTTATGTTACATGAAAACCCAACCGATGCTGGTGCACTGAATGGTGGTGATCCATCCGTTTTATCTACTTCTGACTGTGCAAAAGAACATGCTTCATCATTGATGAACTTGGAGCAGCATGAGGACACCAGAAAGGAAGAGGTTGGTCCATCTCATGGCACAGTAGAAAATGATATTGATGAAGGAAAGGTGCGAGCTTTACAGAAGTCAAATTCCGTGAGAAAAAACGGTATTGTCAGAAAGGCAGGTTGCAAAAAGAAAGATGGATCTAAAGGGGTAAAAAAGAATGTTATAGGATGCAACAAAGTTTCTCCATGTGAATCTTCAAAACTTAGGCCGTTCTCTAATGATCCAATTTCACCTGGGCCTCCAGATGATGGGTCTTGCTTTGAAGCCCTAACTTCAGGCTCACAGGACCTTAGTCTGCATGAACATGATGGCATACAGAGTCACTCTGTAGTGCATGGTGACAAAGGGAGTGCATTTGACAGTATGAAATCACCAAGACGCAAGATAAAGGATACTAATGCAAGAAAGAAGGGTAAGGTGCGAGACCCACATAAGAAAGAAAAAGGTAAAAAGAAAAATACATCAGACGAGACTTCCCTTGATCATGGACTTTTACATTTGCCTTCTACTGAACAGGCAGCACCTCATATGAATGAACAGAGTATGTCTTTGAATTTATCATTTATTCCTTTTCCATAACATATAGCAGGCAGCTTCAGAAGGAATTTACATTCTCATTTTACGTAGGTAATCTTGATCCTACCTCCGAAACTTGCATTCAAGAACTCTGGCGCCATATCTACTGATTTACCTGGACATGTTGCATGCAAAATGGATGGGGTATCTGTACCACCACTGCCACCATGTGCTGCATGGGTGTGTTGTGATGATTGCCAAAAGTGGCGGTGCATACCTGCTGAACTTGCAGATGTGATTGGAGAAACAAATTGCAGATGGTATTAATTTTCCTTCCTGTTATTTCAGTTATCAGTTTAAATGATCGCACCAGCCTGCTTGTCTAATTGAGATGTACTGTACTGCTAGTGCTCTTCAGTAGGTCTGTATGGGCTGTCTTAGAAACCCTCTTTTTCCTCAATTAATATAACTATTCCTAGCAACGTGGGTCACTACATTGTTTTCTCAGTTTTGTAAAGTGGACATGCTGATTTAACCTTTATACAGTTCTAGAGAAGGTATTTCAAGTTTTGTTAACCTTCATTGTCTTGGTAACATCTTTGTAGCTTGCTTTTTTTGCAAATTGTTGTTCCACAAAGGTTCTACCATTTTTCCTGAATTATTCATATATTGTTCCAAGTGGACTTTCCAATGTACTTGTAGTAGGTTCTACCCCAGTTTTCGAACAGAAATTTCCATCTCTACCATAAAACCTGATCCAATGACAGCTATACCATTTTATGTTCCTGGTTTCtttagggcactcccaatgcaTAGTTTCTATAGGTAGTTTCTTAAGGAAAGAGAGTTCAAATTAGACCTAACCTTCCCAATGCATGGTTTCTATGGAGAAGAAAATTTAATGAACAGTTACATACACCACAAACAGAAAAGGATCAACCGTGGCAAGCAGCCATATATCCTTTCTTGCTGCCACAAACAGAAAAGGATCAGCGCGGGGCGGCATCCTTCACGCGCACAGGCTCAGGGGATCGGAGCAGCAGCACGCAGATCACGGTCCCGCGGGAGCGTTGGAGTAGCGGATCTAGACTAAGAGGATGGGAACGAGCAGCCTCCGCCGAACGCAGCTTTGATGGTTTCTTCATGCATTGATGTGCGTGAGGACTCAGTTTTCTTCTGTAGAAATCGTTTCTCCATTTTTTCCTCTCTCATCAGTAAATcacttgccacatcagcaaaatgaTTACATAACAAGGTAATTAATACACATAGAAACTATGCTGGtttctgcattgggagtgcccttaAAGTTTCAGATGGATTAATCAAAATAAACACAGCAGGATTCTAGCTGGTAGTTAAGGAAAATAATAGGCTGATTGAGGTACTAATTCTCTGCATTAACTAGGAGGCTATCACAGCCATATTTGTAGGCTCTCGGTACTGTGTTTGTGTGTTTCTTTTAGTGTGAGTGAACAATGTTTTCAGGTCGTCTAGTCGAACCCGGTCGCCATGGGACCGACTAggagactaatcgcgattagtcgtcgacCAGGCCTGATTAGTCGACCCTAGTCGTCCATGTATATcaggtcatatatatatatatatatatatatatatatatatatatatatatatatatatatatatatatatactatataagtatatagtatacacaataaagcaagcatcaagactgcattaatcgcgattaatcggacgacctGAAAACATTGTGAGTGAGTTCTAGGTGACCTGTGTCTTTGTCGATCAATTTTAATATAAACTTGGTCGAAGTTAGAGAAATTTGACGTTGGATAAATCTAAAACGACCTACATTTTGGATTGGAGAGAGTTTCAAATATTGGTTGTTGTTTATTTGAGTAAATTGCACGGCCGGTCCTAAAGTATTGGGCTGATTTCGTCTGGGTCCCCAAACTATGAAATCATACTCTTGGCTCCCCAATCTACTTAATTTGGTCCAAGTAGGTCCTAAACAGCCCAGAAGGTGTTAAGCAGTCGACGTGGCTGTCCACGTACGCACGAACCGCTTCACGTAGCGAGGACGCGTCTGGTTGCTGTGTGCGCTGATCGTCGTGCCGCTCCTCTACTACCTGACCAGCATGCATACTACGACCATGCTCCGGCAGCAGCAGCACCCGACGACGGCTGCCGCCGGGCCCCAGGCCGCTCCCGCTCGTCGGCAACCTCCTCGACCTGCGCggcggcaacggcaacggcaactTCCACCATGCGCTGGCGCACCTCGTGTGCGTCCACGGCCCCGTCATGCGCCTCAAGCTCGGGCTCACCACAGTCGTGGTCATCTCCTCGCGCGACGCGGCGAGGGAGGCGTTCACGCGGCACGACCGGGGTCTCTCCACGCGCGCCGTCCCGGACATGGCCCCGCGCGGCCGGGTTCTCTGAGCGGTCCATGATCTGGCTGCCCGCGTCGGACCCGCGGTGGAAGGCCCTGCGCGGCGTCGCGGCCGCGCACGCCTTCTCCCCGCGCAGCCTCGCCGCGGCGCGCGGCGTCCGGGAGCGCAAGGTGCGGGACCTGGTGGGCTACTTTCCGCTGGCGGTCCAGGTCCGggcaggaggtggtggaggacgtCGGCCAGGCCGTGTATGGCGGCGTGCTCAACCTCGTGTCCAGCGCCCTGTTCTCCATCGACGTGGTCGACGACGTGGGCGTCAAGTCGGGCGCGAGGGCTGCGGGAGCTCGTGGAAGAGATCGTCGACGCGATCGCAAGGCCCAACGTGTCGGACCTCGTCCCTTTCCTTGCCCCGCTCGACCTGCAAGGATGGCGGCGTTGGATGGCACGGCCCTTTCGCAACGTCTTTCGGATCTTGGATGGCATAATCGACAGGCGGTTGTCCGAGTCCGACGACGACAACGCGTCCCCTGTTGCTTCCTGCTCCAGCACCTCCGGGGCGTACCAGATGCAAGGGTTGTAGGCGGCGACGGCGGCATTGATGGCGTTTGCTGCTTTCGCCGACGCCCTAGGGCTGGGCCTGAGGTTGGCGGCAGCCACGGTCGCCGCGGACTGCCCGACGGCGACCTTGACGTGGAGGGGCGAGTCGCCGTGCCGCGTCCTGACGAGCACGTTGGACGGGTTCAGGTCGCCGTGGTAGATCTTCCTCGAGTGCGGGTACTCCATGCAGCGCGCGATCTGCAGCATCACGTCGACGACGACAGTGAGCGGGAAGGGCACCGGCCGCTTGGCGCTGTTCACCTCCTTGACGTGGCTGGCCAGGTCCTTGGTCATGAGCTGGTCCATGACgaggaagaactcgcgcttgtCCTCGTCGTGGAAGCAGTACCAGCAGCGCGCCACGTTCGGGTGCGCCACGGAGGTGAGCAGCGTGGCCTCGGCGCCCACGGCGTCGGCGACGGCGCCGACGAAGTGCTTCACCGCGAAGGCCTCCCCCATCCACTGCACCTCCTTGAGGTTGCCCACCAGCCGGTGCTCGCTCTGCGTCAGCGGCTCCGGCGAGCTCACGCGTCGCCAGGTACCGCGCGCCGAGCCTCTGCCGGAACAGCCTCGGCTCCAGCATGTCCCTGTCGTAGTCCTTGGCGAACAGCAGCCGCCGCCGGGCGAGCTCGTACGGGTCGGACCCCGTGACCTCCGAGACAAGCTCGACGGCCTTCAGCACCACAGCGACGCTCCAGAGCAGGCTGTGCATGTGCTGCTCCACGCAGTCGGCGCCGTGCGTGGCCGCGGCGGCGTGCGCCCACCAGCACCACGGAGAGCGAGGACGACTCGACGGACGCCCGCACATGCGCCGCAACATGGCCTCACCCGTGCTCGCGCTGGGGACGCCGTTGGGGCGCCCGCGCAGGGTTGCGCGAGGGGCCGCTCCGCCATAGCCATGTGAGGACTTGCTGTATCCGGCCGCGCGAGGGGCCGTTGCGCCTGCTGCATCCGTCCGCGTGAGGGGCCGCGCCGCCGGGGCCATGCCGTAGCAGAAGAGGCTGCGGGCGCTCGCCGTTGCAGAAGAAGAAAAGGGCGCATGTGAGCGTAGCGCGGGCGAGCGCGTACGGCAGCGCATGCGGGCGGGCGAGCAGGGCGGAGCCCATGCGAGCGAAGCGCAGGCGAAGCGCATGGGGGCGGGCGGGCTGTGCGCGGGCGAGCGGAGTGCATGCGGATGGGCGAAGCGCGGGCGAGCGTACGATAGCGCTTGCGGGCTGTGCGCGTCGCGGGCACGAGCTGCGCCTGCAGCGCCAGTCTCGAGCCGTGCCGTCGCGCAGGACGAGCAGGCCGTGCCGCCAGCGCCGGCGAGCACGCAGGACAGCCAGTACCTGCCAGAGGGTCACGTGTGCCTCACGTGCGTACGTGGACAGCCACGTCGACTGCTTAACACCTTCTGGGCTGTTTAGGACCTATATGGACCGAATTAACTAGATTGGGGAGCCAAGAGTACGATTTCATAGTTTAGGGACCCAGACGAAATCAGcccaatactttaaggaccggcTATGCAATTTACTCTTGTTTATTTTGTACATGTCTGGTAAAGCAAAAGAACTAGGATTTGCTGATGGGTAGCCCTTTGTACATGTCTGGTTGTCTGGTAAAGTGAAAGAACTAGAATATGTTGATTGATGGAATAGCCCAACCTCAACTTGCATGCATCATCCATTTCTTGACTAGTGTTTATGATACACTGTgtttcttcatcatctatgctctTCCTTTTGCTGCCACACCCTATATATCATCTCTTTACAAACCACATCTTCAGACTTACACCTGAGATGCTTAATTCCACTGTAGATTTGCACTTATCTCTTAGAGCAAGAGAAACTACTCATATAAGATATAGCAACAAGTGTTTTCAAGGGTTGAAACCTCACAATCTAATGTGTTATTACCACTTATGCAAATCTCTATTTTAGATCTTCCATAAGTTCCTCCTATTCTTGTCTCTTGATTCCATTCACGAGTCATCATTTTACTTTAATGTGTATGTGTTATACACTTTTTTCTTTTACATTTTTTTGGTTCATCTGTCGAATGTTTTATGCTTCTTAATTCTTATTCATCGTTTTTTCTTACTATGAAGGACTTGTAAGGACAATGGAGACAAGGCGTTCGCTGACTGTTCTATTCCACAAGTGAAAACAAACGCCGAGATTAATGCAGAACTCGATCTTTCAGATGCTTCAGCTGATGAAGCAGACAATGGTGAATCTAACTCAAAAGGTTTTGAACCCTTGCATCCTTCTATTTTCTTCATTACCATTTTTTGTTCAATATAATGTAAAACAATCCGATTATGTGTTATCATTTCTGATTCTTTTACTCCCTTTTTGCATCTTGCTGTTGAGTAGCTTGCAAACCACCATCATGGACTCTTGTTAGGTCAAACTTGTTTCTGCATCGAAACCGCAGGACACAATCCATTGACGAGGTCAGTGCTGCCAACAAATTTttccctctggtttgacttatgTTTCAGCTAGTTTTCTCTATGCACATGTAGATCTGTTAATTATAGACCTTGCAAATTTGTAAGGACATTTAGTTCAAAAGGTCGCTATAGATTCGCGGTCATATCTCCGTTTGCAGGCTAGGTAAGGAAAAGTTAGTCAAAAGGTGCATAAAACACGAATATTTATACTGTAGGCACTCTGAATCAGGGATATGTGTGGCACACACTTTTTTATGGTTATTAAGGTGTCACTTAAGCATTGGAGCAGTCTAGGGTCACCACAGAGGCAAGGACGCAAGGTAAAGCTTAGTCGCCTTAGGCATATGTGGTCACCCCCTTGATTCTGCCGTCTCCCCCTCAGTTTTGCTTCTGGCCCACTCAACTTTGATTCTGGCCGCTTGATTTTGCCATGTCCCGCTTGTCAATCCCTTGATTTGGAAGGGGATGTTAGCGGCGGTCGATCTGAGGGGTGCATACTTGTTTGGTAAGGGAAGGGAAGCAGCAGAGAGGAGAGAGGGAAGCGCGAGCGAGAGGGACAGAGGTGCAACGGTGCACTGGAGAACGGGAGAGAGGAGCGGCTGCGCTGAAGACAAGAGAGGGGAGCAGTGGCGCTGGAGAGAGGGGATTGGGACTTTGTATGCCAGGAGGGTAGGGGCACATGTGCTGCCTGGTGGGGTGGGCTAGCCCACTTCTtactcctttctttttcttttttccatcTTCCACGGCTCTATCCTGCTATTTTGCATTTTCCTTCGAATGTAAGGTATTGCCTCACGCCATAGCCACTTAAGCGTAAGGCTAGGGCAGTAGTCAGTTGCCATGCCTCGCCTTACCACCCTGATAACTATGCTCTTTTTAGCTGCAAGAATGTCTTcaatcatccaaccatgcaacCACTAGAAAATCCTACTATTCTTCCTGTGGTCCATGTTAAATCAAACTATCGTGAACTATTGTACAAAAATATATTGATTCTTTGTTATACTCCTTGCGACTTGAGTACTTGCTGACATTTTGAAGGATAACCTAATTTGCTGCATTTCTTATTAATTATGACCAGAGCATGGTGTGCAACTGCAAGCCGCCCCAAGATGGCCGAATGGGTTGTAGAGATGGCTGTTTGAACAGGATGCTCAACATTGAATGTGCCAAGCGTACATGTCCGTGTGGAGAACAATGTTCTAATCAGAAGGTCACTGCTTCTTGGTTATCCTTAATTTAGTTAATTTATTCTCTGCTACATTGATTTTGACTGTAAAATTTGTGAAACAGTTTCAGCGACGTAGCTATGCAAAACTGAGATGGTTCCATTCTGGGAAGAAAGGCTATGGACTGCAGTTGCAAGAAGACGTTACTGAAGGAAGGTTTCTTATTGAATATGTTGGAGAGGTGCTGTTGTCGTCCGTTATTTCCCGTGTTTGTGTCCTTGTACATAACCTGTTATTATGTTAGTGCGATGATTGTTGATTATATGATATGACTAATGAGCTCTTTTGACTCTGTACTGAATGATTTCTTTCAGGTCCTTGACATAACATCCTATGAATCCCGCCAAAGATATTATGCTTCAAAAGGCCAGAAACATTTCTATTTCATGGCTCTAAATGGTGGCGAGGTATGCCTTTTGGTTTTTATATTTTGTCCATAAACTATTTCTTATCTTCTTCAGATTTGTGGAGTCCTAAGTCGAGATATCaatgtgaggagaggtagaggaagaccgaagctgacatggggggaggcaataaataGAGATTTAAAgggttgggatatacctagagatctttgtttggataggagtgcttggaaagcagctattgacgtgcctgaaccatgactaggggctcatgttgggtttcaactctagcctaccccaacttgcttgggactaaaaggctttgttgttgttgtacatgTCCTCCATTTTTTACTGCAAGTTCTTCTGTCTGAAAGTTGTACTCAGTGAAGAACTATCCGATCACCTCCTTTTATTCCCCTTCCGTCCTCATCTAGTGTATTATGTTGACTTTGTGTCGTACTCACTTTTCTTGATACACCCATCATGATGTTGACACAGTTGAATACATTCCATTGAACTTTTAACcattttttttgtttcaattcTTCCAGGTAATAGATGCTTGCACTAAGGGAAACTTGGGCCGATTCATCAATCATAGCTGCAGCCCTAACTGCCGCACAGAGAAGGTTGACTTTTATCTCTTTCATTTTTGTGTGTATTGTCTACTATGTTTATTGCCATTAAATC is from Miscanthus floridulus cultivar M001 chromosome 7, ASM1932011v1, whole genome shotgun sequence and encodes:
- the LOC136467134 gene encoding LOW QUALITY PROTEIN: histone-lysine N-methyltransferase ASHH2-like (The sequence of the model RefSeq protein was modified relative to this genomic sequence to represent the inferred CDS: deleted 1 base in 1 codon) codes for the protein MEEPGAGGRGGEEGHVADAQRLGPAEVALSTATAPGPVHGLGDGTVEVCCAPEARLSTETDDEGSDFALGLVTPVECASSSRQGRKFQIGQEEGSSSEQRVMSMGEGKEGSLAPAASAENASLQICHEANGRLSNKTLPSPFREAVCSEDARCAYDILEKTTEGSQFEQVGLTGNGGDCGVMVGVVKETIEDLRTVCNGAKRVYEGLSVSMNHGREQEPPDVDGIGSITCANDELRPDGLISDIQAVSKPALEDSVPSISGSIDLSLDRKAGQFGGISADPGTCHGADRGMWNGDLAHYNGDLSDPGKHHSEKLPSGAEGLTLITGANYELEKVGFLPNIDAVNFCPVVETSVPSIYGSSIDVPLDGQAVELQMEAYGDGNQHFGHCPDKELQQVSLKYGASELPPERNQCVYSYNQLCNDEPCCSSKEPSALCLGHQDAVGGSDHLDQGLNACNSAEDSSVDFISNANDGESQSQKLTALQVFIRRNPKRAASSRSLNSEKQDRIGKGSSGSRKPKKVDIMSSLHQSTVVMFPNKVTKGRSGMNRPPKSSTWGNLEQLLDCCPRYGPSTSNAHPICLDKGISYNRSDQRSQPSIRRSRSSRSSKSKCSSFSEIWHAANELDGQPTLTTVADIGHAASELNEQPTFSIVADTDISLECHRGNIPNLSSDKLINTLDSTGKTTESIDSHRTESKCIQTDVQQRERALVSCTKETCAAYVHGECAKLSTSEPMDNANGSVMLHIGFSPDSVLEVASVTCEGNASASHDVMLHENPTDAGALNGGDPSVLSTSDCAKEHASSLMNLEQHEDTRKEEVGPSHGTVENDIDEGKVRALQKSNSVRKNGIVRKAGCKKKDGSKGVKKNVIGCNKVSPCESSKLRPFSNDPISPGPPDDGSCFEALTSGSQDLSLHEHDGIQSHSVVHGDKGSAFDSMKSPRRKIKDTNARKKGKVRDPHKKEKGKKKNTSDETSLDHGLLHLPSTEQAAPHMNEQSNLDPTSELAFKNSGAISTDLPGHVACKMDGVSVPPLPPCAAWVCCDDCQKWRCIPAELADVIGETNCRWTCKDNGDKAFADCSIPQVKTNAEINAELDLSDASADEADNGESNSKACKPPSWTLVRSNLFLHRNRRTQSIDESMVCNCKPPQDGRMGCRDGCLNRMLNIECAKRTCPCGEQCSNQKFQRRSYAKLRWFHSGKKGYGLQLQEDVTEGRFLIEYVGEVLDITSYESRQRYYASKGQKHFYFMALNGGEVIDACTKGNLGRFINHSCSPNCRTEKWMVNGEVCIGIFALRNIKKGEELTFDYNYVRVSGAAPQKCFCGTAKCRGYLGGDVSIVDTIITQDDTEADHFEQMVVDKDSELLGPNGSDSYGNHPNISETEFSIQGEDLHDSSAVKVELDLLEETRGTPFETSEPEHSLEAWSPPEDEDVNRTPVHVSRTFESSVQTFPVHDTQSSDLLRKTANSTEGSKAPNIINGSTLSSDFRGNLVPTFSATERKNLKQHKNQKPQPSSPIDSEHILGVEGRLNSLLDVDGGISKRKDATNGYLKLLLVTAAEGGGNAGGTSKSMRDLSLILEALLKTKSHSVLLDIINKNGLQMLHNILKQNRYIFHRTPITRKLLKVLEFLAQKGILTSEHINGGPPCAGVESFRDSMLSLTRHHDVQVHQIARSFRDRWIPRNTSTFVHDVQGTNTVWSSGRRKRKSRWDYQPDEHYKMVGLKIQKVCSGFMRNKLQRNQGANNYCNDVLGMGSSTQGADDEVPPGFESQLEYRPAQLSIGSEVAPGLCMERYQPSLSISYGVPVTLVQHFGTPEAEGGQCHQKWKVAPGVPFSPFPPLPPYPRGSPCPSTSSSQMFQHDGTPQVKHNSSGQCGRIMGRDGRVHRSWRNGPRSKWPYHHQGRKFSSSHHRFERFEPPKP
- the LOC136462246 gene encoding light-sensor Protein kinase-like translates to MAPAARPLTRTDAAGATAPRAAGYSKSSHGYGGAAPRATLRGRPNGVPSASTGEAMLRRMCGRPSSRPRSPWCWWAHAAAATHGADCVEQHMHSLLWSVAVVLKAVELVSEVTGSDPYELARRRLLFAKDYDRDMLEPRLFRQRLGARYLATRELLKEVQWMGEAFAVKHFVGAVADAVGAEATLLTSVAHPNVARCWYCFHDEDKREFFLVMDQLMTKDLASHVKEVNSAKRPVPFPLTVVVDVMLQIARCMEYPHSRKIYHGDLNPSNVLVRTRHGDSPLHVKVAVGQASAKAANAINAAVAAYNPCIWYAPEVLEQEATGDA